From the genome of Opisthocomus hoazin isolate bOpiHoa1 chromosome 8, bOpiHoa1.hap1, whole genome shotgun sequence, one region includes:
- the PLA2G6 gene encoding 85/88 kDa calcium-independent phospholipase A2 isoform X2, with product MQFLGQLVNTISSVTQIFTNPYRVREVSAAEYGTHARLREDGRVALYRNSLARSWDCLLVNPQSPQVAFRLFQLNNEADALVRFEQYARQLRPFYESSHQPLSLEDLQQLSDCFRNHPSWSSAHVAVEVGRRESFRHNHVLSCVNSTDSEDGCTPLHLACRKGDMECLLELLECHARVDITDRNGETVFHYAVRGNSPHIIELLGRAPTVGLDHLSCEGLTALHLACQLGKEDMVRSLLKCRASCSIMGTLGYPIHVALKFSQKGCAQAILEADASQVRSRDPRYEATPLHWSKKAEMTRLLLEYGSEVNLTSRTADMALHIAVKRGRFDCAMVLLMHGAHTNARGEDGNTPLHLAMKHDHLDMIKAIVVFGGDVEIPNDFGETPGLLAARSSKGYKDLLYVSTTLGQLLKAPDVVDSPSEGRRNHDRLLCLDGGGIRGLVLIQLLLAIEKAAGRPIREIFDWIAGTSTGGILALAIVHGKSMDYMRCLYFRMKDMVFRGSRPYESEPLDEFLKKEFGENTKMTDVQKPKVMVTGTLCDRQPAELHLFRNYPVPETKTSTEYKTSASFKPLTQPEDQLVWRAARCSGAAPTYFRPIGRFLDGGLLANNPTLDAMAEIHEYNKTLIKKGQRQKVRKLGLVVSLGTGKPPQVPVSSVDVFRPSNPWELAKTVFGARELGKMVVDCCTDADGPAVDRARAWCEMTDVPYFRLSPQLHTEVMLDEVNDTVLVNALWDTQLYIYQQREQFERLVQHLCQ from the exons ATGCAGTTCTTGGGCCAGCTGGTGAACACCATCAGCAGCGTCACCCAGATATTCACCAACCCGTACCGGGTGAGGGAGGTGTCGGCTGCCGAGTACGGCACTCACGCCCGCCTGAGGGAGGATGGCAGGGTGGCTCTGTATCGGAACAGCCTGGCCCGCTCCTGGGATTGCCTGCTGGTCAACCCACAGAGCCCGCAGGTCGCTTTCCG GCTCTTCCAGCTCAACAATGAAGCAGATGCTCTGGTGCGTTTTGAGCAGTACGCGAGGCAGCTGCGCCCTTTCTACGAGAGCTCGCACCAGCCCTTGTCTCTGGAGGATCTCCAGCAGCTCAGTGACTGCTTCCGCAACCACCCCAGCTGGTCCTCGGCACATGTCGCCGTGGAGGTTGGCCGTCGTGAGAGCTTCCGGCACAACCACGTTCTGAG CTGCGTGAACAGCACGGACAGCGAGGATGGCTGCACCCCGCTGCACCTGGCCTGCCGCAAGGGAGACATGGAgtgcctgctggagctgctggagtgccACGCGCGGGTGGACATCACTGACAGGAACGGGGAGACCGTGTTCCACTATGCTGTGCGAGGGAACAGCCCCCACATCATTGAG ctcctgggcagagcCCCAACTGTTGGCTTGGACCACCTGAGCTGTGAAGGGCTGACCGCTCTGCATCTCGCTTGCCAGCTGGGCAAAGAGGACATGGTGCGGTCTCTGCTGAAATGCCGTGCCAGCTGCAGCATCATGGGGACGCTGGGCTACCCCATCCACGTGGCACTGAAGTTCTCCCAGAAGGG GTGTGCCCAGGCCATCCTCGAGGCGGATGCCAGCCAGGTTCGCTCCAGGGACCCGCGCTATGAAGCCACTCCGCTGCACTGGTCGAAGAAGGCGGAG ATGACACGGCTGCTGCTGGAGTACGGTTCCGAGGTGAATTTGACCAGCCGGACAGCTGACATGGCTCTGCACATCGCGGTCAAGAGGGGACGCTTTGACTGTGCCATGGTACTGCTGATGCACGGGGCCCACACCAACGCCAGGGGTGAGGACGGCAACACGCCGCTGCACCTGGCCATGAAG CATGATCACCTGGATATGATCAAAGCGATCGTCGTGTTTGGAGGAGATGTTGAGATCCCCAATGATTTCGGGGAGACGCCGGGGCTGTtggcagccaggagcagcaaaG GGTACAAGGACCTTCTGTATGTTTCCACAACACTCGGACAGTTGTTGAAGGCACCAGATGTTGTGGACTCGCCCAGTGAGGGCAGAAGAAA TCACGACCGCCTCCTGTGCCTGGATGGAGGGGGCATCCGAGGCCTGGTGCTCATCCAGCTTCTCCTGGCTATCGAAAAGGCTGCGGGCCGTCCCATTCGTGAGATTTTTGACTGGATTGCGGGGACCAGCACTGGGGGCATCTTGGCCTTGGCTATTGTACATG GGAAGTCCATGGACTACATGCGCTGCCTGTACTTCCGCATGAAGGACATGGTGTTCCGGGGGTCCCGACCCTACGAGTCGGAGCCCCTGGATGAGTTCTTGAAGAAGGAATTTGGAGAAAACACCAAAATGACCGATGTCCAAAAACCCAA GGTTATGGTGACAGGGACGTTGTGTGACCGGCAGCCAGCTGAGCTCCACCTTTTCCGGAATTACCCCGTACCAGAGACAAAAACCTCCACTGAATACAAGACATCCGCATCTTTCAAACCACTCACTCAGCCAGAAG ACCAACTTGTATGGCGCGCTGCCCGCTGCAGCGGCGCGGCTCCCACGTATTTCCGGCCGATAGGCCGCTTTCTGGATGGCGGGCTGCTAGCCAACAACCCAACCCTTGATGCCATGGCAGAGATCCACGAGTACAACAAGACACTGATCAAGAAG GGTCAGAGGCAGAAAGTAAGAAAATTGGGGTTGGTGgtctccctggggacagggaagCCTCCGCAGGTCCCGGTGAGCTCTGTGGATGTTTTCCGCCCCTCCAACCCTTGGGAGCTGGCGAAGACTGTCTTTGGGGCCAGGGAGCTTGGCAAGATGGTGGTGGATTGT TGCACTGACGCAGATGGCCCAGCTGTGGATCGTGCCAGAGCCTGGTGTGAGATGACGGATGTCCCATATTTCCG GCTCAGCCCTCAGCTGCACACGGAGGTGATGCTGGACGAGGTGAACGACACCGTGCTGGTGAACGCTCTCTGGGACACCCAGCTTTACATCTACCAGCAGCGGGAGCAGTTTGAGCGGCTGGTGCAACATCTCTGCCAGTGA
- the PLA2G6 gene encoding 85/88 kDa calcium-independent phospholipase A2 isoform X1: MQFLGQLVNTISSVTQIFTNPYRVREVSAAEYGTHARLREDGRVALYRNSLARSWDCLLVNPQSPQVAFRLFQLNNEADALVRFEQYARQLRPFYESSHQPLSLEDLQQLSDCFRNHPSWSSAHVAVEVGRRESFRHNHVLSCVNSTDSEDGCTPLHLACRKGDMECLLELLECHARVDITDRNGETVFHYAVRGNSPHIIELLGRAPTVGLDHLSCEGLTALHLACQLGKEDMVRSLLKCRASCSIMGTLGYPIHVALKFSQKGCAQAILEADASQVRSRDPRYEATPLHWSKKAEMTRLLLEYGSEVNLTSRTADMALHIAVKRGRFDCAMVLLMHGAHTNARGEDGNTPLHLAMKHDHLDMIKAIVVFGGDVEIPNDFGETPGLLAARSSKGANRKVLLDLLQTVGTERCHPPNPESPSLAPSAASFFLEGQPSSRSSFNSLGYKDLLYVSTTLGQLLKAPDVVDSPSEGRRNHDRLLCLDGGGIRGLVLIQLLLAIEKAAGRPIREIFDWIAGTSTGGILALAIVHGKSMDYMRCLYFRMKDMVFRGSRPYESEPLDEFLKKEFGENTKMTDVQKPKVMVTGTLCDRQPAELHLFRNYPVPETKTSTEYKTSASFKPLTQPEDQLVWRAARCSGAAPTYFRPIGRFLDGGLLANNPTLDAMAEIHEYNKTLIKKGQRQKVRKLGLVVSLGTGKPPQVPVSSVDVFRPSNPWELAKTVFGARELGKMVVDCCTDADGPAVDRARAWCEMTDVPYFRLSPQLHTEVMLDEVNDTVLVNALWDTQLYIYQQREQFERLVQHLCQ; encoded by the exons ATGCAGTTCTTGGGCCAGCTGGTGAACACCATCAGCAGCGTCACCCAGATATTCACCAACCCGTACCGGGTGAGGGAGGTGTCGGCTGCCGAGTACGGCACTCACGCCCGCCTGAGGGAGGATGGCAGGGTGGCTCTGTATCGGAACAGCCTGGCCCGCTCCTGGGATTGCCTGCTGGTCAACCCACAGAGCCCGCAGGTCGCTTTCCG GCTCTTCCAGCTCAACAATGAAGCAGATGCTCTGGTGCGTTTTGAGCAGTACGCGAGGCAGCTGCGCCCTTTCTACGAGAGCTCGCACCAGCCCTTGTCTCTGGAGGATCTCCAGCAGCTCAGTGACTGCTTCCGCAACCACCCCAGCTGGTCCTCGGCACATGTCGCCGTGGAGGTTGGCCGTCGTGAGAGCTTCCGGCACAACCACGTTCTGAG CTGCGTGAACAGCACGGACAGCGAGGATGGCTGCACCCCGCTGCACCTGGCCTGCCGCAAGGGAGACATGGAgtgcctgctggagctgctggagtgccACGCGCGGGTGGACATCACTGACAGGAACGGGGAGACCGTGTTCCACTATGCTGTGCGAGGGAACAGCCCCCACATCATTGAG ctcctgggcagagcCCCAACTGTTGGCTTGGACCACCTGAGCTGTGAAGGGCTGACCGCTCTGCATCTCGCTTGCCAGCTGGGCAAAGAGGACATGGTGCGGTCTCTGCTGAAATGCCGTGCCAGCTGCAGCATCATGGGGACGCTGGGCTACCCCATCCACGTGGCACTGAAGTTCTCCCAGAAGGG GTGTGCCCAGGCCATCCTCGAGGCGGATGCCAGCCAGGTTCGCTCCAGGGACCCGCGCTATGAAGCCACTCCGCTGCACTGGTCGAAGAAGGCGGAG ATGACACGGCTGCTGCTGGAGTACGGTTCCGAGGTGAATTTGACCAGCCGGACAGCTGACATGGCTCTGCACATCGCGGTCAAGAGGGGACGCTTTGACTGTGCCATGGTACTGCTGATGCACGGGGCCCACACCAACGCCAGGGGTGAGGACGGCAACACGCCGCTGCACCTGGCCATGAAG CATGATCACCTGGATATGATCAAAGCGATCGTCGTGTTTGGAGGAGATGTTGAGATCCCCAATGATTTCGGGGAGACGCCGGGGCTGTtggcagccaggagcagcaaaG GTGCGAACCGGAAAGTGCTCTTAGACCTGCTGCAAACTGTAGGGACCGAACGCTGCCACCCACCCAACCCCGAGTCCCCAAGCCTGGCACCATCTGCCGCCTCCTTCTTCCTGGAAGGCCAGCCTTCCTCGCGGAGCAGCTTCAACAGCTTAG GGTACAAGGACCTTCTGTATGTTTCCACAACACTCGGACAGTTGTTGAAGGCACCAGATGTTGTGGACTCGCCCAGTGAGGGCAGAAGAAA TCACGACCGCCTCCTGTGCCTGGATGGAGGGGGCATCCGAGGCCTGGTGCTCATCCAGCTTCTCCTGGCTATCGAAAAGGCTGCGGGCCGTCCCATTCGTGAGATTTTTGACTGGATTGCGGGGACCAGCACTGGGGGCATCTTGGCCTTGGCTATTGTACATG GGAAGTCCATGGACTACATGCGCTGCCTGTACTTCCGCATGAAGGACATGGTGTTCCGGGGGTCCCGACCCTACGAGTCGGAGCCCCTGGATGAGTTCTTGAAGAAGGAATTTGGAGAAAACACCAAAATGACCGATGTCCAAAAACCCAA GGTTATGGTGACAGGGACGTTGTGTGACCGGCAGCCAGCTGAGCTCCACCTTTTCCGGAATTACCCCGTACCAGAGACAAAAACCTCCACTGAATACAAGACATCCGCATCTTTCAAACCACTCACTCAGCCAGAAG ACCAACTTGTATGGCGCGCTGCCCGCTGCAGCGGCGCGGCTCCCACGTATTTCCGGCCGATAGGCCGCTTTCTGGATGGCGGGCTGCTAGCCAACAACCCAACCCTTGATGCCATGGCAGAGATCCACGAGTACAACAAGACACTGATCAAGAAG GGTCAGAGGCAGAAAGTAAGAAAATTGGGGTTGGTGgtctccctggggacagggaagCCTCCGCAGGTCCCGGTGAGCTCTGTGGATGTTTTCCGCCCCTCCAACCCTTGGGAGCTGGCGAAGACTGTCTTTGGGGCCAGGGAGCTTGGCAAGATGGTGGTGGATTGT TGCACTGACGCAGATGGCCCAGCTGTGGATCGTGCCAGAGCCTGGTGTGAGATGACGGATGTCCCATATTTCCG GCTCAGCCCTCAGCTGCACACGGAGGTGATGCTGGACGAGGTGAACGACACCGTGCTGGTGAACGCTCTCTGGGACACCCAGCTTTACATCTACCAGCAGCGGGAGCAGTTTGAGCGGCTGGTGCAACATCTCTGCCAGTGA